CTTCCTAGATTAGTAAAGATCTCAAATAACTTGCAAGCTACACTCAATTTCCCTTTGGCTAAAAAGATTGACAAGTATGTATTGACCATGTCAGCATCAAAAGTTTTTGCCCCCATACCTTGCACCCTCTGCCCTCTGTGCATTGTAAATATAACAGAACTGTTCAAACAGTCAGCATGTTTAGCAAGATGATCCAAGTGTGGTGACAATGACCAATCATCCTTGGGATCATTATTTGGGGTTTCTTGATCAGCATCAGTACGCCCCACAGGATTGACCAAACTCATCACGTCATCCATATTACCATCAAAGGAAAACATTGGCGTCCCATACTTCCCTCTGTCCTGTGGTCCCCTCAAGGCAGCCATCATGTTTGATTTCCACCGAATGGCGTCTGGTAATACAGAGCTGTCCCTTATGAATTTTACTATTTGTTCTTCCAAGTCCCACCGCCTACTCTTGTTAAAACCTATCAGCAATGATGTTATAGTAACCAAATCAACAACGAAGCCtcgctcctccatctccttcacCAACTCTATGGCCTCTGCAACTTGGTCACCCACCCCCTCCTTGCAGAACTCCCTCACCATAATACTATAAGCAATCCCATCCAACAGTTGTCCTTTCCTTCTTAGCTCATAAAACAGCCGACATGCTGCTTCGGCCCTCCCATTCTTGAACAGCCCATCAATCACAGTGTTGTGCGTGCTCGCCGAGCATTGGATCCCATCCGCCACCATTGTCTCAAAAAAACTGCAAGCCTCATCAAGCTTCTTCACTTTGAACAGCCCATCGAGAAGCGAATTGTACACCACCACATCACCCCTTGCCCCACTGCTCCCCCGCATCTCCTGAAACACACACAATGCATCATCTATCCGAAAACTCTTGCAGCACCCATTCATGACCGCCCGGTATGTGAACACATCAGGCTCAATTCCAGAAGACTTCATTTCACCAAACGCCACCAATGCATCAGTAACCCTCCCGCCAACCACAAGCGCCCTGATAACCGAATTGTAAGTGCATAAATCAGGCACAACAGGAGGAGAGGCGGCCTTCATTGCCGCAAAAAGCCTCAGCGACATATCCAGCTGCCTCCACTTGCCAAACGCGTGGATGCAAATGTTGTAGAACCTAACATTCGAAGGGAGGCCCCTCCTTGACATTTCATCGAATACATGGCGGAAGTCATCGTAGAGGTTCTCCTTCGAcaaggcgaggaggaggcgattCGTGGCACGGGCAGGCG
The nucleotide sequence above comes from Phragmites australis chromosome 4, lpPhrAust1.1, whole genome shotgun sequence. Encoded proteins:
- the LOC133915593 gene encoding pentatricopeptide repeat-containing protein At4g01570 produces the protein MPPGPIRRLSTAAATPLSSLTDALLATRLASHLLTTPHLPAALLPATPLPLPVHLHILRHPALPPASKLSFFLAATPPASSLLASNFPVLLRALAAGSPPLLDALLPFALSSPSPSTLLPALLSSLLSASRLDAALALLDAAPPDLVPRLAAAALPSLIASPDPIAAVPAIRRLLSIASHPPPARATNRLLLALSKENLYDDFRHVFDEMSRRGLPSNVRFYNICIHAFGKWRQLDMSLRLFAAMKAASPPVVPDLCTYNSVIRALVVGGRVTDALVAFGEMKSSGIEPDVFTYRAVMNGCCKSFRIDDALCVFQEMRGSSGARGDVVVYNSLLDGLFKVKKLDEACSFFETMVADGIQCSASTHNTVIDGLFKNGRAEAACRLFYELRRKGQLLDGIAYSIMVREFCKEGVGDQVAEAIELVKEMEERGFVVDLVTITSLLIGFNKSRRWDLEEQIVKFIRDSSVLPDAIRWKSNMMAALRGPQDRGKYGTPMFSFDGNMDDVMSLVNPVGRTDADQETPNNDPKDDWSLSPHLDHLAKHADCLNSSVIFTMHRGQRVQGMGAKTFDADMVNTYLSIFLAKGKLSVACKLFEIFTNLGSKGTSYTYNSLMTSFVKKGYLKQVWAILHERGGQLCPNDIATYNLIIQGLGQMGKAEVASSIIDQLSKKGVYMDIVMYNTLINQLGKVGKVEEASCLFEQIIRSGMKPDVVTFNTLININAKAGRLKEADKYLRRMIAEGIAPNHATETILIFLDKEIVKKRQQRK